One part of the Phragmites australis chromosome 3, lpPhrAust1.1, whole genome shotgun sequence genome encodes these proteins:
- the LOC133912600 gene encoding myb-related protein 306-like produces MGRPPCRDEEGVKKGPWTPEEDLVLVSYVQDHGPGNWRAVPAKTGLMRCSKSCRLRWTNYLRPGIRRGGFSDQEDRLIVHLQALLGNRWAAIASYLPDRTDNDVKNYWNTHLKKKIMPQQQQLQQQHQQRASPSASPPPPSQSQWELRLQTDIDLARRALREALSVDAAGPMNTTSQALPGEPAARAHSARNIFGMLDGWAPAPAGKSPATPPRAAESTSGSTPELTDGSGSTSIASKRAARVAGPLFGRDAEVPQLSAIESWLLEDDSGEQQPAQEGLPLDAALHNFAF; encoded by the exons ATGGGGCGGCCGCCGTGCCGCGACGAGGAGGGCGTGAAGAAGGGGCCGTGGACGCCCGAGGAGGACCTCGTCCTCGTCTCCTACGTCCAGGATCATGGCCCCGGCAACTGGCGCGCCGTCCCCGCCAAAACAG GGCTGATGCGGTGCAGCAAGAGCTGCCGGCTGCGGTGGACCAACTACCTCCGCCCGGGCATCCGCCGCGGCGGCTTCTCCGACCAGGAGGACAGGCTCATCGTCCACCTCCAGGCGCTCCTTGGCAACCGGTGGGCCGCCATCGCCTCCTACCTCCCCGACCGCACCGACAACGACGTCAAGAACTACTGGAACACACacctcaaaaagaaaatcatgCCCCAGCAACaacagctgcagcagcagcatcagcaGCGCGCCTCCCCCTcggcatcgccgccgccgccctctcaGAGCCAGTGGGAGCTCAGGCTGCAGACGGACATCGACCTCGCCAGACGCGCCCTGCGCGAGGCCCTCTCCGTCGACGCCGCCGGCCCGATGAACACCACGAGCCAGGCGTTGCCTGGCGAGCcggccgcgcgcgcgcacaGCGCGCGCAACATCTTCGGCATGCTGGACGGGTGGGCACCGGCGCCAGCTGGGAAGAGCCCGGCGACGCCGCCTCGCGCGGCCGAGAGCACCTCCGGGTCGACGCCGGAGCTCACCGAcggctccggctccacctccATCGCGTCCAAGCGCGCTGCGCGGGTGGCCGGCCCGCTGTTCGGGCGCGACGCGGAGGTGCCGCAGCTCTCGGCGATCGAGTCGTGGCTGCTGGAGGACGACAGCGGCGAGCAGCAGCCGGCGCAGGAGGGCCTGCCGCTCGATGCCGCCCTGCATAATTTTGCGTTCTAA